From one Pecten maximus chromosome 8, xPecMax1.1, whole genome shotgun sequence genomic stretch:
- the LOC117333713 gene encoding aspartate beta-hydroxylase domain-containing protein 2-like has protein sequence MQWWTSNFHFTTDVGKLEDNFRTICQEFHNVNSNSRALWKVNKTPNGQWKVLHLVNQGKVERNMVDLCPNTFNIVSSLPSLMEENVFANVAFSVIEPGTVITEHYGPTNIRLRCHLGLVTPKSCHLRVAGSCCQWRQGACLLFDDSHLHSVVHEGEDPNQWRAVLIVDLWHPNVTTAERSIINTIFKSDP, from the exons ATGCAATGGTGGACCTCAAACTTTCACTTTACAACTGACGTGGGAAAATTGGAAGATAATTTCAGAACAATTTGTCAAGAATTTCATAATGTAAATTCAAACTCCCGTGCTTTGTGGAAAGTCAATAAAACACCCAATGGTCAATGGAAAGTCTTACACTTGGTTAATCAGGGTAAAGTGGAGAGAAATATGGTTGATCTGTGTCCAAATACATTCAATATTGTCTCCTCCCTCCCCTCTCTCATGGAAGAAAATGTGTTTGCAAATGTTGCTTTCTCTGTTATTGAACCGGGTACTGTTATAACCGAACATTATGGTCCAACTAACATCAGACTGAGGTGCCATTTAG GTTTAGTAACTCCCAAGAGTTGTCATCTGCGTGTTGCTGGGTCTTGCTGTCAGTGGAGGCAGGGGGCGTGCCTCCTATTTGATGACTCTCACCTCCACAGTGTTGTACACGAAGGAGAAGATCCAAACCAGTGGAGAGCTGTTTTAATTGTAGATCTCTGGCATCCCAATGTGACTACAGCAGAGAGGTCCATTATTAACACAATTTTCAAATCAGATCCATaa